The following proteins are encoded in a genomic region of Bubalus kerabau isolate K-KA32 ecotype Philippines breed swamp buffalo chromosome 13, PCC_UOA_SB_1v2, whole genome shotgun sequence:
- the LOC129625237 gene encoding trophoblast Kunitz domain protein 1-like — protein sequence MKMNCLCLSAALLFLLVILVDGTPVYEHHSLDQGEELISLRQLENHTLQEFPTHILEEENKDSQPAFCLEPKLAGSCKNKTARYFYNAKTGCCEPFVYGGCEGNKNNFNTIDNCLKSCCPDCMKTCCTLEESQGGHVKSGP from the exons ATGAAGATGAACTGCCTCTGCCTCTCTGcagcccttctcttcctcctggtTATCCTGGTAGATGGTACTCCGGTGTATGAACACCATTCCTTGGACCAAG GTGAggagttgatttccttaaggcAACTTGAGAACCATACACTACAGGAGTTCCCAACACATATATTGGAAGAGGAGAATAAAG ATTCTCAGCCTGCCTTCTGCCTGGAGCCTAAGTTAGCTGGTTCCTGCAAGAACAAGACAGCCAGGTACTTCTACAATGCCAAGACTGGGTGCTGCGAGCCATTTGTTTATGGTGGCTGCGAAGGGAACAAAAACAACTTCAACACGATAGACAACTGCTTAAAGTCCTGCTGTCCCGACTGCATGAAGACCTGCTGCACACTGGAAGAGTCCCAGGG gGGACATGTGAAGAGTGGTCCCTGA